From Streptomyces griseorubiginosus, one genomic window encodes:
- a CDS encoding ABC transporter permease yields MNTAVLRTEVRLFRREPGALFWILLFPTLLLVILGSIPSFRNHDADLGGLRTIDVYVPVAVLLGLIVGGLQSMPQTLTGYRERGILRRMSTTPVRPTALLTAQMTVYGGAALASALLALAVGRFAFAVRLPEQPLGYLLALVLAVLAALALGAVVSALSRTTKIAGAIGSAVFFPAMFCAGVWAPVQTMPHVLARIVGYTPFGAAAEALNRAAAGHWPGWTHVGVLVVWTLLLTGAASRWFRWE; encoded by the coding sequence ATGAACACCGCCGTCCTGCGGACCGAGGTCCGCCTCTTCCGCCGCGAACCCGGCGCCCTCTTCTGGATCCTGCTGTTCCCCACCCTGCTCCTGGTGATCCTCGGCTCGATCCCGTCGTTCCGGAACCACGACGCCGACCTCGGCGGCCTCAGGACCATCGACGTCTACGTCCCGGTGGCCGTGCTCCTCGGCCTGATCGTCGGCGGCCTCCAGTCGATGCCGCAGACCCTCACCGGCTACCGCGAACGCGGCATCCTGCGCCGCATGTCCACCACCCCGGTCCGCCCGACCGCCCTGCTCACCGCGCAGATGACCGTCTACGGCGGCGCCGCCCTGGCGTCAGCGCTGCTGGCCCTCGCCGTCGGACGGTTCGCCTTCGCCGTACGACTGCCCGAACAGCCCCTCGGATACCTGCTGGCCCTGGTCCTCGCCGTGCTCGCCGCCCTCGCGCTCGGCGCGGTGGTCTCCGCGCTGTCCCGGACCACGAAGATCGCCGGCGCCATCGGGTCCGCGGTGTTCTTCCCGGCGATGTTCTGCGCGGGCGTGTGGGCGCCGGTGCAGACCATGCCGCACGTCCTCGCCCGGATCGTCGGGTACACCCCGTTCGGGGCGGCCGCCGAGGCCCTGAACCGGGCCGCGGCCGGGCACTGGCCGGGCTGGACCCACGTGGGTGTGCTCGTCGTCTGGACGCTGCTGCTCACGGGCGCCGCGTCACGCTGGTTCCGCTGGGAGTAG
- a CDS encoding ABC transporter ATP-binding protein, translating to MSVIEVSELRKSYGGRAVVDGVSLTVEEGEIFGILGPNGAGKTTTVECVEGLRVPDGGRVRVTGLDPVADHARVARVLGAQLQESELQAKLTVREALELYSTFYDRPLDWRPLAERLGLAQKLTTRFGKLSGGQKQRLFIALALVGNPRIVVLDELTTGLDPRARRDTWELIEDVRANGVTVLLVTHFMEEAQRLCDRIAVIDKGRVAALDTPAGLIRRSAGGTVISFTPSAPLDAHELNALPALASVEDRDGRLTLSGTDETVNAVITLLARRHVTAHQLRVVDATLDDAFLDLTKTDTQEATA from the coding sequence ATGTCCGTCATCGAAGTCAGCGAACTGCGCAAGTCCTACGGCGGCCGGGCCGTCGTCGACGGTGTCTCCCTCACCGTCGAGGAGGGCGAGATTTTTGGAATTCTTGGCCCGAACGGCGCCGGCAAGACCACCACCGTCGAGTGCGTCGAGGGGCTGCGGGTCCCCGACGGGGGCCGGGTCCGGGTCACCGGGCTCGACCCCGTCGCCGACCACGCGCGCGTGGCCCGCGTCCTCGGCGCCCAGCTCCAGGAGAGCGAACTCCAGGCCAAGCTGACCGTCCGCGAGGCCCTGGAGCTCTACAGCACCTTCTACGACCGGCCCCTCGACTGGCGGCCGCTCGCCGAACGTCTCGGTCTCGCCCAGAAGCTGACGACCCGGTTCGGCAAGCTCTCCGGCGGCCAGAAGCAGCGCCTGTTCATCGCGCTCGCCCTGGTCGGCAACCCGCGGATCGTCGTCCTGGACGAGCTGACCACCGGTCTCGACCCGCGCGCCCGCCGCGACACCTGGGAGCTGATCGAGGACGTGCGCGCGAACGGCGTGACCGTCCTGCTGGTCACCCACTTCATGGAGGAGGCGCAGCGGCTCTGCGACCGGATCGCCGTGATCGACAAGGGACGGGTCGCCGCGCTGGACACCCCGGCCGGGCTCATCCGGCGTTCGGCGGGCGGCACCGTCATCAGCTTCACCCCGTCCGCGCCGCTCGACGCGCACGAGCTCAACGCCCTGCCCGCGCTCGCCTCCGTCGAGGACCGGGACGGCCGTCTCACCCTCTCCGGCACCGACGAGACGGTGAACGCCGTCATCACCCTGCTCGCCCGCCGGCACGTCACCGCCCACCAGCTCAGGGTCGTCGACGCCACCCTCGACGACGCGTTCCTGGACCTCACGAAGACCGACACCCAGGAGGCCACGGCATGA
- a CDS encoding ABC transporter ATP-binding protein: MSITHATTKGGSAVKTLLRLWPYVRPARARLLTAALVAILASCTGLVIPLVLKWMVDGPVADGDTAGVWLGALYLLLLGFTEALLFGLRRWLVARPLSHVEAEMRAGLYRHLQRLPVAFHDRWASGQLLSRATTDLMLLRMFLAFPLTFLLVNAVTILVGVIIMLLQDWTLGLVILGPAIPVMVTCVIFEKRYHHVARLAQDQVGDLTTVVEESVLGIRIIKGFGRHRSQARAFRDLSAKLRGTELRKARLLATIWGVITTLPEVAIGAALVLGCVQVADGDLSAGTLVAFLSTALALRWPVESIGFLLAMSQEAATATERYFEAMDEAPEQEDAPDRGAGNGATSPHAPAARDDGMRFSAVSFRFPDAPEDAPPVLDRIDLHIRPGESMALVGATGSGKTALTALVPRLHELTSGRITLDGEDITAMSREELRSQVAVAFEDPTLFSTSVGDNVLMGQDERELDRALSVAQADFVHALPQGTETQVGEQGLSLSGGQRQRLALARAVVGRPRFLVLDDPLSALDVHTEAAVEAALRDVLADTTALIVAHRPSTVQLADRVALLSEGRITAVGTHHELLRTNAEYAHLMSGSGDSGEGEDAR, from the coding sequence ATGTCCATTACACATGCAACCACCAAGGGCGGGTCGGCCGTGAAGACCCTGCTGCGTCTGTGGCCGTATGTCCGGCCGGCCCGCGCGCGGCTGCTGACCGCCGCGCTCGTGGCGATCCTCGCCTCCTGTACGGGGCTGGTGATCCCGCTCGTCCTGAAGTGGATGGTGGACGGCCCGGTCGCCGACGGGGACACGGCCGGCGTGTGGCTCGGAGCGCTGTACCTGCTGCTGCTCGGGTTCACGGAGGCGCTGCTGTTCGGGCTGCGGCGGTGGCTGGTGGCGAGACCGCTCTCCCATGTGGAGGCGGAGATGCGGGCGGGCCTGTACCGGCACCTCCAGCGCCTCCCGGTGGCCTTCCACGACCGCTGGGCCTCCGGCCAGTTGCTGTCCCGGGCCACCACCGACCTCATGCTGCTGCGCATGTTCCTCGCCTTCCCGCTGACCTTCCTGCTGGTCAACGCGGTGACGATCCTCGTGGGCGTCATCATCATGCTGCTCCAGGACTGGACCCTGGGCCTGGTGATCCTCGGCCCCGCGATCCCCGTGATGGTCACCTGCGTGATCTTCGAGAAGCGCTACCACCATGTGGCGCGTCTCGCCCAGGACCAGGTCGGCGACCTCACGACGGTCGTCGAGGAGAGCGTCCTCGGCATCCGCATCATCAAGGGCTTCGGCCGGCACCGGTCGCAGGCGAGGGCGTTCCGCGACCTGTCCGCGAAGCTGCGCGGCACCGAGCTGCGCAAGGCCCGCCTCCTGGCCACGATCTGGGGCGTCATCACCACGCTCCCCGAGGTGGCCATCGGGGCCGCGCTGGTCCTGGGCTGCGTCCAGGTGGCGGACGGCGACCTGTCGGCGGGCACGCTGGTCGCGTTCCTGTCGACGGCCCTCGCCCTGAGATGGCCGGTCGAGTCGATCGGCTTCCTGCTGGCGATGAGCCAGGAGGCGGCGACGGCGACGGAGCGCTATTTCGAGGCGATGGACGAAGCACCGGAGCAGGAAGACGCGCCCGATAGGGGCGCGGGGAACGGCGCGACAAGCCCCCACGCACCCGCAGCCCGCGACGACGGCATGCGCTTCTCGGCGGTCTCGTTCCGTTTCCCGGACGCCCCCGAGGACGCACCACCCGTTCTCGACCGCATCGATCTCCACATCCGGCCGGGTGAATCCATGGCCCTCGTAGGCGCAACAGGCAGCGGCAAGACCGCCCTCACCGCTCTGGTCCCCCGCCTCCACGAACTCACCTCGGGCCGCATCACCCTGGACGGCGAGGACATCACCGCCATGTCCCGAGAAGAGCTGCGCTCACAAGTAGCCGTGGCCTTCGAGGACCCCACCCTCTTCTCCACCAGCGTCGGCGACAACGTCCTGATGGGCCAGGACGAACGAGAACTGGACAGAGCCCTCTCCGTCGCCCAGGCCGACTTCGTGCACGCCCTCCCCCAGGGCACCGAGACGCAGGTCGGCGAACAGGGCCTCAGCCTGTCCGGCGGCCAGCGCCAGCGCCTCGCCCTCGCCCGGGCCGTCGTCGGCAGGCCGAGGTTCCTCGTCCTGGACGACCCGCTGTCCGCCCTGGACGTCCACACCGAGGCCGCCGTGGAGGCCGCGCTGCGGGACGTCCTGGCCGACACCACCGCGCTGATCGTCGCCCACCGTCCCTCCACCGTGCAGCTCGCCGACCGGGTCGCGCTGCTGTCCGAGGGCCGCATCACGGCCGTCGGCACCCACCACGAACTCCTGCGCACCAACGCCGAGTACGCCCATCTGATGTCCGGGTCCGGGGACTCCGGGGAAGGGGAGGACGCCCGATGA
- a CDS encoding ABC transporter ATP-binding protein, producing MTAPTTSAPTTDEEPRPPGEKRADDAFDEDRLPAPPRATALLLRSLLAPMKARVTVTTLLLLLQQAAVQAGPLIVAYAIDRAVPAFRDGDHGPLIAVGVGYLLCSLASGALQYAFILVSARVNQDVLLDLRGRIFRHAQALSVDFHERYTSGRLISRSTTDVESLRELLNEGLQELVTVVLSFLYISALLLWLDLGLGAVAVASFVPLYGLVRIYQRRAGRVYRKRSTAIAAVIVKFVETMNGIRPVRAFRREAANDADFAVLNKRHERVNGDALLEMARYVVGSRLVANTAVAGIVLWGAYRVAQGSLELGVLAAAVLYLRRLYDPIDRLGMFLNSYQSAAASLEKIAGLLAQTPTVPEPAAPRQLPALESADRPGREVVFEGVSFGYRTGGEVLPRFDLTLPAGQTVAVVGSTGAGKSTLAKLLARFYDPSEGRVLLDGVDLRELTVPELRRGVVMVTQEAFLFSGTVAENIAIGRPDASREEIERAAKAIGAHDFISALPDGYDTDVRKRGGRISAGQRQLVAFARALLADPAVLILDEATSSLDIPGERAVQRAMATVLKGRTAVVIAHRLSTVEIADRVLVMEHGRIVEDGTPAELTAGTGRFADLHRAWRDSLA from the coding sequence ATGACGGCCCCCACCACGTCCGCGCCCACCACGGACGAAGAGCCGCGGCCGCCCGGCGAGAAGCGGGCCGACGACGCGTTCGACGAGGACCGGCTGCCCGCTCCCCCGCGCGCCACCGCCCTTCTGCTGCGCTCCCTGCTCGCCCCGATGAAGGCCCGCGTCACCGTCACGACCCTCCTGCTGCTGCTCCAGCAGGCGGCCGTGCAGGCGGGCCCGCTGATCGTGGCCTACGCGATCGACCGGGCCGTCCCCGCGTTCCGGGACGGCGACCACGGCCCGCTGATCGCGGTGGGCGTCGGCTACCTGCTGTGCTCGCTGGCCTCCGGCGCTCTGCAGTACGCGTTCATCCTGGTGTCCGCCCGCGTCAACCAGGACGTCCTGCTCGATCTGCGCGGCCGGATCTTCCGGCACGCGCAGGCGCTGAGCGTCGACTTCCACGAGCGCTACACCTCGGGCCGGCTCATCTCCCGCTCCACGACGGACGTCGAGTCGCTGCGCGAACTGCTCAACGAGGGCCTCCAGGAGCTCGTCACCGTCGTCCTGTCCTTCCTCTACATCTCCGCGCTGCTGCTCTGGCTGGACCTCGGGCTCGGCGCGGTCGCGGTGGCGTCCTTCGTGCCGCTGTACGGGCTGGTGCGGATCTACCAGCGGCGCGCGGGCCGGGTGTACCGGAAGCGGTCGACCGCGATCGCCGCCGTGATCGTGAAGTTCGTGGAGACGATGAACGGCATCCGCCCGGTGCGCGCGTTCCGCCGCGAGGCCGCCAACGACGCCGACTTCGCCGTACTGAACAAGCGCCACGAGCGGGTCAACGGAGACGCGCTGCTGGAGATGGCCCGCTATGTCGTCGGGTCCCGGCTGGTCGCCAACACGGCCGTCGCGGGGATCGTGCTGTGGGGCGCCTACCGGGTCGCGCAGGGCTCGCTGGAGCTGGGGGTGCTGGCGGCCGCGGTGCTGTACCTGCGGCGGCTGTACGACCCGATCGACCGGCTGGGGATGTTCCTGAACTCCTACCAGTCGGCGGCGGCCTCCCTGGAGAAGATCGCCGGTCTGCTCGCCCAGACCCCGACCGTGCCGGAGCCGGCGGCTCCGCGGCAGCTCCCGGCGCTGGAGTCCGCGGACCGTCCCGGCCGCGAGGTCGTCTTCGAGGGGGTGTCCTTCGGCTACCGCACCGGCGGCGAGGTGCTGCCCCGCTTCGACCTCACGCTCCCCGCCGGACAGACCGTCGCGGTGGTCGGCTCGACCGGCGCCGGGAAGTCGACGCTCGCCAAACTCCTCGCCCGCTTCTACGACCCCTCCGAGGGCCGCGTCCTGCTGGACGGCGTGGACCTGCGTGAGCTGACCGTGCCCGAACTGCGGCGCGGGGTGGTCATGGTGACCCAGGAGGCGTTCCTGTTCTCCGGCACGGTCGCCGAGAACATCGCGATCGGCCGCCCGGACGCCTCGCGCGAGGAGATCGAGCGGGCCGCGAAGGCGATCGGCGCCCACGACTTCATCAGCGCCCTGCCCGACGGCTACGACACGGACGTCCGCAAGCGTGGTGGCCGTATCTCCGCGGGGCAGCGCCAACTCGTGGCGTTCGCGCGGGCGTTGCTGGCGGACCCGGCGGTGCTGATCCTGGACGAGGCGACCAGCTCGCTCGACATCCCGGGCGAGCGGGCGGTGCAGCGCGCGATGGCGACGGTCCTGAAGGGCCGTACCGCCGTGGTGATCGCGCACCGGCTGTCGACCGTGGAGATCGCCGACCGGGTGCTGGTGATGGAGCACGGCCGGATCGTCGAGGACGGCACACCGGCCGAACTCACCGCGGGCACGGGCCGGTTCGCGGATCTGCACCGGGCCTGGCGGGACAGTCTGGCGTGA
- a CDS encoding ABC transporter ATP-binding protein, which translates to MIDAYEDPGVPDVRGGWRYLWWLVRCQPGRSVAGALLGSSWMVLLAATPYLMAKAIDEGLEPGDWPALAGWCFALFAVGSFNAWLSIMRHRTMTRVRMDANFRTVKVVVGQAVRLGAALSRRTGAGEVVTIGVGDVQTIAQALTVVGPGVGACVAYLTVAALLVSVSPVLATVVLLGIPAIVLLVGPFLSRLQGAETEYRNRQGVLTARIADLAGGLRVLNGLGGKGLVADAFHRDSQHLRTQGYRVGAVTSWVQALGVGLPTLFLATVTWLAARLAAQGDISVGELVAVYGYVAVLVGPVAFWVECGYQLSRGVVAARRVVRFLRLEPLEDTGTRDAPAEPSVLHDPDSGVSILPGRLTAMASAHPADSAAVLDRLARYTPSRATWGGVPLDEIRLPQIRQQILIADHEADLFAGTLRDVIGGADSGPRGAGNCATSPHSPAAAIHAAVADDIAQGLPDGLDSPMDAQARNLSGGQRQRIRLVRALLANPEVLLAVEPTSALDAHTEALVAERLREARDGRTTVVTTTSPLVLDHADTVLYLVDGKLAATGTHQQLLTQEPGYRALVARDVEVMK; encoded by the coding sequence GTGATCGACGCGTACGAGGACCCGGGCGTTCCGGACGTCCGGGGCGGCTGGCGGTACCTGTGGTGGCTGGTCCGCTGCCAGCCGGGCCGGTCGGTGGCCGGGGCGCTGCTGGGCAGTTCCTGGATGGTGCTGCTCGCGGCGACGCCGTACCTGATGGCGAAGGCGATCGACGAGGGCCTGGAGCCGGGTGACTGGCCGGCGCTGGCGGGCTGGTGCTTCGCGCTGTTCGCGGTCGGTTCCTTCAACGCGTGGCTGAGCATCATGCGGCACCGCACGATGACCCGGGTGCGGATGGACGCCAACTTCCGCACGGTCAAGGTGGTCGTCGGCCAGGCGGTCCGCCTCGGTGCCGCGCTCTCGCGCCGGACGGGGGCCGGGGAGGTCGTCACGATCGGCGTGGGCGACGTGCAGACGATCGCGCAGGCCCTGACCGTCGTGGGCCCCGGCGTCGGAGCCTGTGTCGCCTATCTGACGGTCGCCGCCCTGCTGGTCTCGGTCTCCCCGGTCCTCGCGACCGTGGTCCTCCTCGGCATCCCGGCGATCGTGCTCCTCGTGGGCCCGTTCCTGTCCCGCCTCCAGGGCGCCGAGACGGAGTACCGCAACCGCCAGGGCGTCCTCACCGCCCGGATCGCCGACCTCGCGGGCGGTCTGCGCGTCCTCAACGGCCTCGGCGGCAAGGGCCTGGTCGCCGACGCCTTCCACCGCGACTCCCAGCACCTGCGCACCCAGGGCTACCGCGTCGGCGCGGTCACCAGCTGGGTCCAGGCCCTCGGCGTGGGTCTGCCCACCCTGTTCCTCGCCACCGTCACCTGGCTCGCGGCCCGCCTCGCCGCCCAAGGGGACATCAGCGTCGGCGAGTTGGTGGCGGTGTACGGCTATGTCGCGGTCCTGGTGGGCCCGGTGGCGTTCTGGGTGGAGTGCGGATACCAGCTGAGCCGGGGCGTGGTGGCCGCGCGGCGGGTCGTACGGTTCCTGCGCCTGGAGCCACTGGAGGACACGGGCACGAGAGACGCCCCCGCCGAACCCTCGGTCCTGCACGACCCGGACTCGGGCGTGAGCATCCTCCCGGGCCGCCTGACGGCCATGGCCTCGGCACACCCGGCGGATTCGGCTGCGGTACTGGACCGCTTGGCCCGCTACACGCCGTCAAGGGCGACCTGGGGCGGAGTACCGCTGGACGAGATCAGGCTGCCCCAGATCCGGCAGCAGATCTTGATCGCGGACCACGAGGCGGACCTGTTCGCAGGCACACTGCGCGATGTGATCGGGGGCGCGGATTCCGGCCCAAGGGGCGCGGGGAACTGCGCGACCAGCCCCCACTCACCCGCGGCCGCGATACACGCAGCAGTGGCAGACGACATCGCGCAGGGTCTCCCCGACGGCCTCGACTCCCCCATGGACGCCCAGGCCCGCAACCTCTCCGGCGGCCAACGCCAACGCATCAGACTCGTCAGAGCCCTCCTCGCCAACCCCGAGGTCCTGCTGGCCGTAGAACCCACCTCCGCCCTGGACGCCCACACGGAAGCCCTCGTGGCGGAACGCCTGCGCGAGGCGAGAGACGGCCGTACCACAGTCGTCACCACCACCTCCCCCCTCGTCCTGGACCACGCCGACACCGTCCTCTACCTGGTCGACGGCAAGCTCGCAGCGACCGGCACCCACCAGCAACTCCTCACGCAGGAACCGGGATACCGCGCCCTGGTCGCAAGAGACGTGGAGGTCATGAAGTGA
- a CDS encoding ABC transporter ATP-binding protein, with the protein MTDGHLPVADQAAVRRASVRLIRKDTRAFTAVLALNSTAALTGLAGPWLLGRIIDEVRAGSGVAAVDRLAAVLVVCASVQLLLARWARYVGHRFGERTLARVREEFVDRALALPASVVERAGTGDLTARGTADVATVGTTLRDAGPELLINSVQFLFLLAAVFVLNPLLGAVGLFGLLPIWLVLRWYLRRARDGYLAEGAATSDVAEILAATASGARTVEALRLEERRVRASREALDTARRTRLYTLYLRSVFFPVVEIAYILPVAGVLLIGGMLHARGVMSLGSVVAAALYLQQLVNPLDQILVRVEQLQSSGASFARVEGLAGAPRTSAEDSPTPTDDRIDVTGVRYSYGRGGEVLRGVDLTVRPGERLAVVGPSGAGKTTLSRLLAGVDAPTSGSVTVGGVPVVGLGPEQLRRQVVLVTQEHHVFLGTVRDNLLIAEPGAGDEELWDALAAVGADGWVRELPEGLDTRLGEEGGHSTDGSQAQQLALARVVLADPHTLILDEATALLDPTTARHTERALAAVLEGRTVIAIAHRLHTAHDADRVAVMEDGLLTELGTHEELVAAGGAYAALWGSWHGGPGGS; encoded by the coding sequence GTGACCGACGGCCACCTCCCGGTCGCCGACCAGGCAGCCGTACGGCGCGCCTCCGTCCGGCTGATCCGCAAGGACACCCGCGCCTTCACCGCCGTCCTCGCCCTGAACTCCACCGCGGCCCTCACCGGCCTCGCCGGCCCCTGGCTGCTGGGCCGGATCATCGACGAGGTGCGCGCCGGGAGCGGTGTCGCCGCGGTGGACCGGCTCGCGGCCGTCCTCGTGGTGTGCGCGAGCGTCCAGCTCCTCCTGGCCCGCTGGGCCCGCTATGTCGGCCACCGCTTCGGCGAACGCACCCTCGCCCGGGTCCGCGAGGAGTTCGTGGACCGCGCCCTCGCCCTGCCCGCCTCGGTCGTGGAGCGGGCCGGTACCGGTGACCTCACCGCCCGTGGCACCGCGGACGTGGCGACCGTGGGGACGACGCTGCGCGACGCGGGTCCCGAACTGCTCATCAACTCCGTGCAGTTCCTGTTCCTGCTCGCCGCGGTGTTCGTCCTGAACCCCCTGCTGGGCGCGGTCGGCCTGTTCGGCCTGCTGCCCATCTGGCTCGTGCTGCGCTGGTATCTGCGGCGGGCCCGGGACGGCTATCTGGCCGAGGGCGCGGCCACCTCCGACGTCGCCGAGATCCTCGCGGCCACCGCGTCCGGTGCCCGCACGGTGGAGGCGCTGCGGCTGGAGGAGCGGCGCGTCCGGGCCAGCCGGGAGGCCCTCGACACGGCCCGCCGCACCCGTCTGTACACCCTCTACCTGCGCAGTGTGTTCTTCCCCGTGGTCGAGATCGCGTACATCCTGCCGGTGGCCGGGGTGCTCCTGATCGGCGGAATGCTGCACGCGCGAGGCGTGATGAGCCTCGGCTCGGTCGTCGCGGCCGCCCTGTACCTCCAGCAACTGGTCAACCCGCTCGACCAGATCCTGGTGCGGGTCGAGCAACTCCAGTCCAGCGGCGCCTCGTTCGCCCGGGTGGAAGGGCTCGCGGGAGCGCCGCGGACCTCCGCCGAGGACTCCCCCACCCCCACCGACGATCGCATCGACGTCACCGGCGTGCGCTACTCCTACGGCCGCGGCGGCGAGGTCCTGCGCGGTGTGGACCTGACCGTGCGTCCCGGGGAACGGCTCGCGGTGGTCGGCCCGTCCGGTGCCGGGAAGACCACGCTGAGCAGACTGCTGGCCGGTGTCGACGCGCCCACGTCGGGCTCGGTGACCGTCGGTGGCGTGCCCGTCGTCGGGCTCGGACCCGAGCAGCTGCGCCGCCAGGTCGTCCTGGTCACCCAGGAGCACCATGTCTTCCTGGGCACGGTCCGCGACAACCTCCTCATCGCCGAACCCGGCGCCGGGGACGAGGAGTTGTGGGACGCGCTGGCCGCCGTAGGGGCGGACGGGTGGGTGCGGGAGCTGCCCGAGGGGCTCGACACCCGGCTCGGCGAGGAGGGCGGCCACTCCACGGACGGCTCGCAGGCGCAGCAACTGGCGCTGGCCCGGGTGGTGCTGGCGGATCCGCACACGCTGATCCTCGACGAGGCGACCGCGCTGCTCGATCCCACGACCGCGCGGCACACCGAGCGCGCCCTGGCCGCCGTACTCGAAGGGCGCACGGTGATCGCCATCGCGCACCGGCTGCACACCGCGCACGACGCGGACCGGGTGGCGGTCATGGAGGACGGCCTGCTGACCGAACTGGGCACGCACGAGGAGCTGGTGGCGGCGGGCGGGGCGTACGCGGCGCTGTGGGGGTCGTGGCACGGCGGGCCGGGCGGCAGCTGA